Proteins from a genomic interval of Scylla paramamosain isolate STU-SP2022 chromosome 26, ASM3559412v1, whole genome shotgun sequence:
- the LOC135113886 gene encoding uncharacterized protein LOC135113886, whose translation MVLLFTCASFSFLGSVRLTWPASLFEMIRVLLLQDNRIPGGTWWWRRLAMGGWMLTALVLIKSYAGNLMSVLTVRYVQQPYQSLSDVVRDPSVSMIWQTNTSNVQFIRSAETGIYRELAEAERNGRTKFQPIMNFYWSVDKLVRRRDHVLIDVEILIMMMIGHDFTFTGRCDFYKSREKFLPVMLSVVGQKNSPLVPSFSRRQVR comes from the exons ATGGTGCTGTTGTTTACATgtgcctccttctctttccttggcTCTGTACGGCTCACGTGGCCTGCTAGCTTGTTTGAAATGATCAGAGTGTTGTTGTTACAAG ACAACAGAATTCCCGGCGGGACGTGGTGGTGGCGCAGGCTGGCGATGGGCGGCTGGATGCTGACGGCGCTGGTGCTGATCAAAAGTTATGCTGGAAACCTCATGTCGGTGCTGACGGTGAGGTACGTGCAGCAGCCCTACCAAAGCCTCAGTGACGTGGTGCGCGATCCTTCCGTTTCCATGATCTGGCAAACCAACACAAGCAACGTGCAGTTCATTAGG TCGGCGGAAACTGGAATTTACCGCGAGCTGGCTGAGGCCGAAAGAAATGGACGCACCAAATTCCAGCCAATAATGAACTTTTACTGGAGCGTCGACAAGCTGGTGAGACGGAGGGACCATGTGCTTATAGACGTGGAAATactgattatgatgatgattggCCACGACTTCACTTTCACTG GTCGATGTGACTTTTACAAATCGAGAGAAAAGTTCTTACCAGTGATGCTCTCCGTGGTCGGGCAGAAAAACAGTCCCTTGGTTCCGTCATTCAGCAGAAGGCAAGTGAGGTGA